Proteins found in one Aethina tumida isolate Nest 87 chromosome 1, icAetTumi1.1, whole genome shotgun sequence genomic segment:
- the LOC109608757 gene encoding uncharacterized protein LOC109608757 isoform X2 has product MDSMRLSTVIVVICAVSALCYPSKPLNERSPELAWQAWLLVDDQNQNGKQQNDDGGQTMRRRITPKSVFIAPTFSPESLPPCADGYASDPMGRCMKIFKVDEDAHLQFLLQKITDKFGNTYSNDYDYEDEDEATSTPGPFQLNIPLGGLETAASDESKVVAGDDDEMDMAIVVAPTNSNFNPQEAISKLDKQRRGGIQQTTDSQTQMPEKPEDKQEVNTEASFIDEIQTTTETTTTEIESTTSSTTMETTTDFTTVTPTTESTTSTTEIDLETTTITNLELEETRTELMDDYTSTTTESTTTTDLPIAIHNYLTHPRA; this is encoded by the exons ATGGATTCGATGCGACTATCGACCGTGATCGTGGTGATTTGTGCGGTTAGCGCCCTGTGCTACCCCTCGAAGCCGCTGAACGAACGGTCTCCAGAACTGGCCTGGCAGGCCTGGCTGTTGGTGGACGACCAGAACCAGAACGGCAAACAGCAGAACGACGACGGCGGCCAGACGATGCGCAGACGGATCACTCCCAAGTCAGTTTTTATAG CTCCCACATTTAGTCCGGAAAGTTTACCGCCGTGCGCAGACGGCTACGCATCTGACCCGATGGGCCGTTGCATGAAGATCTTCAAGGTGGATGAAGATGCGCATCTTCAATTCCTCCTGCAAAAGATCACCGACAAGTTCGGCAATACATACTCAAACGATTACGACTACGAGGACGAGGACGAGGCCACCTCCACACCCGGACCTTTTCAACTCAATATCCCGCTGGGCGGACTTGAGACCGCCGCCTCGGACGAATCCAAGGTGGTTGCGGGCGACGACGACGAAATGGACATGGCCATTGTGGTTGCACCGACCAACTCCAATTTCAATCCACAG GAAGCAATATCGAAATTGGATAAGCAAAGACGTGGCGGTATCCAACAAACAACAGACTCACAAACGCAAATGCCAGAAAAGCCGGAAGACAAGCAGGAAGTCAATACCGAAGCATCGTTCATAGACGAAATACAAACAACAAcagaaacaacaacaaccgAAATTGAAAGTACTACCTCAAGTACAACGATGGAAACAACCACGGACTTCACAACAGTAACACCAACAACTGAATCGACTACATCGACAACAGAAATCGATTTAGAAACGACCACAATCACAAATCTCGAACTGGAAGAAACCAGAACGGAATTAATGGACGATTACACGTCGACAACTACcgaatcaacaacaacaacagacTTACCT ATAGCGATCCACAATTATTTGACTCACCCAAGGGCATGA
- the LOC109608757 gene encoding uncharacterized protein LOC109608757 isoform X1 → MDSMRLSTVIVVICAVSALCYPSKPLNERSPELAWQAWLLVDDQNQNGKQQNDDGGQTMRRRITPKSVFIAPTFSPESLPPCADGYASDPMGRCMKIFKVDEDAHLQFLLQKITDKFGNTYSNDYDYEDEDEATSTPGPFQLNIPLGGLETAASDESKVVAGDDDEMDMAIVVAPTNSNFNPQEAISKLDKQRRGGIQQTTDSQTQMPEKPEDKQEVNTEASFIDEIQTTTETTTTEIESTTSSTTMETTTDFTTVTPTTESTTSTTEIDLETTTITNLELEETRTELMDDYTSTTTESTTTTDLPVKETTTISQKFEKIKFPDSDPQLFDSPKGMIRFPDEPEPEAAPLHHTRDLSSQMRQFSNTDPWRDPAKYDNDVTQTQKVKFPSAHANWGPHSQPHNIQKPLVLRFSRKNSYVDPDQFKQPDFYRTLPLNELNYIFGFKNRHRPPNR, encoded by the exons ATGGATTCGATGCGACTATCGACCGTGATCGTGGTGATTTGTGCGGTTAGCGCCCTGTGCTACCCCTCGAAGCCGCTGAACGAACGGTCTCCAGAACTGGCCTGGCAGGCCTGGCTGTTGGTGGACGACCAGAACCAGAACGGCAAACAGCAGAACGACGACGGCGGCCAGACGATGCGCAGACGGATCACTCCCAAGTCAGTTTTTATAG CTCCCACATTTAGTCCGGAAAGTTTACCGCCGTGCGCAGACGGCTACGCATCTGACCCGATGGGCCGTTGCATGAAGATCTTCAAGGTGGATGAAGATGCGCATCTTCAATTCCTCCTGCAAAAGATCACCGACAAGTTCGGCAATACATACTCAAACGATTACGACTACGAGGACGAGGACGAGGCCACCTCCACACCCGGACCTTTTCAACTCAATATCCCGCTGGGCGGACTTGAGACCGCCGCCTCGGACGAATCCAAGGTGGTTGCGGGCGACGACGACGAAATGGACATGGCCATTGTGGTTGCACCGACCAACTCCAATTTCAATCCACAG GAAGCAATATCGAAATTGGATAAGCAAAGACGTGGCGGTATCCAACAAACAACAGACTCACAAACGCAAATGCCAGAAAAGCCGGAAGACAAGCAGGAAGTCAATACCGAAGCATCGTTCATAGACGAAATACAAACAACAAcagaaacaacaacaaccgAAATTGAAAGTACTACCTCAAGTACAACGATGGAAACAACCACGGACTTCACAACAGTAACACCAACAACTGAATCGACTACATCGACAACAGAAATCGATTTAGAAACGACCACAATCACAAATCTCGAACTGGAAGAAACCAGAACGGAATTAATGGACGATTACACGTCGACAACTACcgaatcaacaacaacaacagacTTACCTGTAAAAGAAACCACCACTATTagtcaaaaatttgaaaaaatcaaatttccaGATAGCGATCCACAATTATTTGACTCACCCAAGGGCATGATTCGGTTTCCAGATGAGCCGGAACCGGAAGCGGCGCCCTTGCACCACACTAGAGACTTGTCCAGCCAAATGAGACAGTTCAGCAATACGGACCCGTGGCGCGATCCGGCCAAATACGACAACGACGTCACCCAAACGCAAAAGGTTAAGTTTCCTTCTGCGCACGCGAACTGGGGCCCGCATTCTCAGCCGCATAATATACAAAAGCCGCTGGTGCTCAGGTTTTCGAGGAAGAACTCCTACGTGGATCCTGACCAGTTCAAACAGCCCGACTTCTACAGGACATTACCTTTAAACGAGCTCAATTATATATTCGGTTTCAAAAATCGACACAGGCCCCCTAATCGGTAA